The genome window TGTAATTTTCAATGTTTTTAGGTAGTGATTCTGTTAACAGAAGAACCTTGTCGTTAATATAAATTCTGTATTTTTGCGCCATGTTTAATAAAAGTGAAATAGAGCAGCAGGTTGCTGAATTCCTGCTGCAAATTAAAGCAATTAAATTACAACCTGCCAAACCTTTTACATGGGCCAGCGGTTGGAAATCACCAATTTATTGTGATAACCGCATTACTTTGTCACATCCTGCTATCCGCACCTACATCAGGCAGCAATTAACCTCTATGATCCAGGAAAAATTTGGTTCCGTTGGCTGTATTGCCGGTGTAGCTACAGCGGGCATCCCCCAGGGAGTGCTGGTTGCGCAGGAACTTGGTTTGCCGTTTATATATGTACGTGCCAAAGCAAAAGAACATGGCACCGGCAGCCTTATTGAAGGTGACCTGTCATTAACCGGGAAACGCGTTGTAGTTATTGAGGACCTGATCTCAACCGGGAAAAGCAGCCTGCAGGCTGTTCACGCACTGCGTGATGCCGGTTACGATGTGGCGGGCCTTGCTGCCATTTTTAGCTATGGGTTTGATGTGGCTGCGGATAATTTTAAACAGGCTAACTGCCCGTTCTATACCTTATCAAATTATGGTGCATTGATTAAATATGCCGGCGACAATCAATACATCTCAGACAGCGACGTTGAAGTATTGAAAAAATGGCGCGAAGACCCTGCTGTTTGGGGAAAGTGAAGAAGTTGGCAGTTTTAAGTTGACAGTTCGCAGTTTTATAGCGGCGAACCAACAGGCCATTTGTTTTGAAAGCACAAACTAATCTCTAATCACTACCAATGACAACTTTTGAAAGTAAAGTAACCATACCGCAACCGGTAAATAAAATTTTTGATTTTTTGGCTGATATGAACAATCACCAAAAATTAATGCCGGGTGATGATATCCAGCATTGGAAATCAAGCTATGATGAAGCCAGCTTCAACATAAAAAATACGATAAACCTTAGCTTGAAAATTGAAGGCAGGGATCAAAACAGGGAGATAAAAATTGTTCCGGCAGAGAAGCCGCCTTTTGACCTGCAATTGATCTGGACACTGTTACCGGTTAACGATCATACGGAGGTTGTGTTTACCATATCGGCTGATTTAAACATGATGATGAAAATGGTTGTGTCCGGCCAGTTAAAAAAACTTGCCGAACACGAAACCAATAGTTTAAATTTGCTGTTTAGTTAAAACGTGCCGGTGATACAACTCTTACGGATAAAAAGAATTAATATTCTTTTTCGGCCCGTAAATGAAGTATTACAGTAAGTACGTTGATAATTAACAACAGCGCTACTACAATTACCATGATAGTTAATTAATTAGGGATTAAAAACGGGTACAATATAATTAAGCAATATATAATTTCAAAGTTCGCAACAAAATAATTTTTTTTACTTATCAACATATTATTTCGACCGGACTCTTAAAAAAATATTCCATAAAACACCTGTTAAACGTCAATTTCAACACATTTGTTACAATTGGTAAGTATTTTTAAAAATCATAAGACTAAGCATTGTTAACAAGTATGGGTATTTACCGTACTTTTGCAGCAAATTAAAGGACCAGAATGATCACAGTATCTAATTTATCTTTACG of Mucilaginibacter xinganensis contains these proteins:
- a CDS encoding SRPBCC family protein, coding for MTTFESKVTIPQPVNKIFDFLADMNNHQKLMPGDDIQHWKSSYDEASFNIKNTINLSLKIEGRDQNREIKIVPAEKPPFDLQLIWTLLPVNDHTEVVFTISADLNMMMKMVVSGQLKKLAEHETNSLNLLFS
- the pyrE gene encoding orotate phosphoribosyltransferase; translation: MFNKSEIEQQVAEFLLQIKAIKLQPAKPFTWASGWKSPIYCDNRITLSHPAIRTYIRQQLTSMIQEKFGSVGCIAGVATAGIPQGVLVAQELGLPFIYVRAKAKEHGTGSLIEGDLSLTGKRVVVIEDLISTGKSSLQAVHALRDAGYDVAGLAAIFSYGFDVAADNFKQANCPFYTLSNYGALIKYAGDNQYISDSDVEVLKKWREDPAVWGK